Proteins from a genomic interval of Streptomyces sp. NBC_01267:
- a CDS encoding alpha-ketoacid dehydrogenase subunit beta — protein MTVTTLPLAKALNESLRKAMEDDPKVLLMGEDIGRLGGVFRVTDGLHKDFGEGRVIDTPLAESGIVGTAIGLALRGYRPVVEIQFDGFVFPAYDQIVTQLAKMHARALGKIKLPVVIRIPYGGGIGAVEHHSESPEALFAHVAGLKVVSPSNPSDAYWMMRQAIASDDPVIFLEPKRRYWDKGEVDTGTAPASLHAAQVAREGSDLTLAAYGPMVKVCLDAAAAAAAEGRSLEVLDLRSVSPLDFDAVQTSVQKTRRLVIVHEAPVFFGSGAEIAARITERCFYHLEAPVLRVGGYHSPYPPARLEQEYLPGLDRVLDAVDRSLAY, from the coding sequence ATGACCGTAACGACGTTGCCCCTCGCGAAGGCGCTCAACGAGTCGCTGCGCAAGGCGATGGAGGACGACCCCAAGGTCCTGCTCATGGGCGAGGACATCGGCAGGCTCGGCGGTGTCTTCCGGGTCACGGACGGACTGCACAAGGACTTCGGTGAGGGCCGGGTCATCGACACCCCGCTCGCCGAGTCCGGGATCGTGGGTACGGCGATCGGGTTGGCTCTGCGGGGCTATCGCCCGGTGGTGGAGATCCAGTTCGACGGTTTCGTCTTCCCGGCGTACGACCAGATCGTCACGCAGCTGGCGAAGATGCACGCCCGTGCGCTCGGCAAGATCAAGCTCCCGGTCGTGATCCGTATCCCGTACGGCGGTGGCATCGGCGCGGTCGAGCACCACTCCGAGTCGCCCGAGGCGCTCTTCGCGCACGTGGCGGGCCTGAAGGTCGTCTCGCCGTCCAACCCCTCGGACGCCTACTGGATGATGCGGCAGGCCATCGCGAGCGACGACCCGGTCATCTTCCTCGAACCGAAGCGGCGGTACTGGGACAAGGGCGAGGTCGACACCGGGACCGCCCCGGCCTCCCTGCACGCCGCGCAGGTCGCCCGTGAGGGATCGGACCTGACGCTCGCCGCGTACGGCCCGATGGTCAAGGTCTGCCTGGACGCGGCGGCAGCGGCGGCAGCGGAGGGCAGGTCGCTGGAGGTACTGGATCTGCGCTCGGTGTCTCCCCTGGACTTCGACGCGGTGCAGACCTCCGTGCAGAAGACGCGACGGCTCGTGATCGTGCACGAGGCGCCGGTGTTCTTCGGATCGGGCGCGGAGATCGCCGCCCGGATCACCGAGCGGTGCTTCTACCACCTGGAGGCACCGGTGCTGCGGGTCGGCGGGTACCACTCGCCGTATCCACCGGCCCGGCTCGAACAGGAATACCTGCCGGGCCTGGACCGGGTACTCGATGCCGTCGACCGCTCGTTGGCGTACTGA